Below is a window of Veillonella rodentium DNA.
GGTTACACATTCGCATCCCCCTTTCTCAATGTGAATAAAACCATATCCCCATCGTTAATATCGTAATGAATAACCGCACCTAAAGACTTTAGCCATCTAATGGTGCGGTGATTTTCTTTGTGTATATAATTAAAAAGTACTTCCCTAGTTTTTAACCATTCCCCAATGATATTTTTACTAACTTTTATGAATTGTTTTTGTAGTGTTAAACTACGTTCAAAATCTTTACTCCCCAAAAAGTAAATGCAATGCATACCATTTAGTGATGCATTCGATACACCATA
It encodes the following:
- a CDS encoding phage protein Gp13 family protein, whose amino-acid sequence is MECNICPSKHVSLIRDLYINLRSIDALEVKYINRKNSNYSEKDFVNDILGEDYQSRIVIDNDKPLCVYGVSNASLNGMHCIYFLGSKDFERSLTLQKQFIKVSKNIIGEWLKTREVLFNYIHKENHRTIRWLKSLGAVIHYDINDGDMVLFTLRKGDANV